The proteins below come from a single Plodia interpunctella isolate USDA-ARS_2022_Savannah chromosome 21, ilPloInte3.2, whole genome shotgun sequence genomic window:
- the rho-4 gene encoding rhomboid-related protein 2 isoform X2 has translation MPSGQREATVSIPLTPTRSDMYWQRIFNKYDKDNDGRISYVELKAIIESREYDHDLPDNVVEKIMGLADRDNSGYLDFAEFVEMMHHPALKAIFGHFVARYVHSIIPQRNPVDTIAPRTYFRAVPVDSDGTYEEEYTCWPPAVCMILISLVEIALFCYDASHGMTQANGPIAQLFIYNPNKRQEAWRFLTYMLVHVGVVHLLVNLLVQLFLGVPLEMVHRWWRVTLVYLAGVAAGSLATSLTDPKVYLAGASGGVYALIAAHIATIIMNWKEMEFAIIQLLVFLLLAGVDVGTAVYDRYFRPDIKQNIGYVAHLAGAVAGLLVGIGVLRNLERRKWEKRLWWAAVVLYFSLMISGILANIFWTERFL, from the exons TACGACAAAGACAACGACGGCAGGATATCCTACGTGGAACTGAAAGCGATAATAGAATCTAGGGAGTACGACCACGATTTACCTGACAATGTGGTGGAGAAAATCATGGGCCTCGCCGACAGAGACAACTCAGGTTATCTGGACTTCGCTGAATTCGTCGAGATGATGCATCACCCGGCCCTGAAGGCGATATTTGGACATTTCGTCGCCAGATATGTCCATTCCATCATACCACAGAGGAACCCAGTGGATACTATAG CTCCACGGACATATTTTCGAGCGGTCCCTGTTGACAGCG ACGGGACCTACGAAGAGGAGTACACGTGCTGGCCGCCAGCCGTCTGCATGATCCTGATATCCTTAGTGGAAATAGCCCTTTTCTGCTACGACGCCAGCCATGGCATGACCCAAGCAAATGGACCAATAGCACAGCTGTTCATTTACAACCCAAACAAACGTCAAGAGGCGTGGCGGTTTCTGACGTATATGCTGGTGCATGTGGG CGTGGTACACCTTCTAGTCAACTTACTGGTTCAACTGTTCCTCGGCGTCCCCCTCGAGATGGTCCACCGCTGGTGGCGGGTGACGCTGGTTTACCTGGCGGGGGTCGCGGCAGGCTCCCTGGCCACCAGCCTCACCGACCCCAAGGTCTACCTGGCCGGCGCTTCGGGAGGCGTCTACGCGTTGATCGCAGCTCATATTGCTACCATCATTATG AATTGGAAGGAAATGGAGTTCGCGATCATCCAGCTACTGGTATTCCTGCTTCTGGCTGGCGTGGATGTGGGCACGGCGGTGTACGACCGGTACTTCAGGCCGGACATCAAGCAGAATATCGGCTACGTGGCGCATCTAGCTGGCGCCGTCGCTG GTCTCTTAGTTGGCATTGGAGTGCTACGCAACCTCGAGAGGAGGAAGTGGGAGAAGCGGTTATGGTGGGCCGCGGTGGTGCTCTACTTCTCGCTCATGATATCAGGGATCCTGGCCAACATTTTctggaccgagaggttccTGTGA
- the rho-4 gene encoding rhomboid-related protein 2 isoform X1: MPSGQREATVSIPLTPTRSDMYWQRIFNKYDKDNDGRISYVELKAIIESREYDHDLPDNVVEKIMGLADRDNSGYLDFAEFVEMMHHPALKAIFGHFVARYVHSIIPQRNPVDTIAPRTYFRAVPVDSARIHSRSIFTYTDGTYEEEYTCWPPAVCMILISLVEIALFCYDASHGMTQANGPIAQLFIYNPNKRQEAWRFLTYMLVHVGVVHLLVNLLVQLFLGVPLEMVHRWWRVTLVYLAGVAAGSLATSLTDPKVYLAGASGGVYALIAAHIATIIMNWKEMEFAIIQLLVFLLLAGVDVGTAVYDRYFRPDIKQNIGYVAHLAGAVAGLLVGIGVLRNLERRKWEKRLWWAAVVLYFSLMISGILANIFWTERFL; encoded by the exons TACGACAAAGACAACGACGGCAGGATATCCTACGTGGAACTGAAAGCGATAATAGAATCTAGGGAGTACGACCACGATTTACCTGACAATGTGGTGGAGAAAATCATGGGCCTCGCCGACAGAGACAACTCAGGTTATCTGGACTTCGCTGAATTCGTCGAGATGATGCATCACCCGGCCCTGAAGGCGATATTTGGACATTTCGTCGCCAGATATGTCCATTCCATCATACCACAGAGGAACCCAGTGGATACTATAG CTCCACGGACATATTTTCGAGCGGTCCCTGTTGACAGCG CCCGAATCCATAGCCGAAGCATCTTCACATACACAGACGGGACCTACGAAGAGGAGTACACGTGCTGGCCGCCAGCCGTCTGCATGATCCTGATATCCTTAGTGGAAATAGCCCTTTTCTGCTACGACGCCAGCCATGGCATGACCCAAGCAAATGGACCAATAGCACAGCTGTTCATTTACAACCCAAACAAACGTCAAGAGGCGTGGCGGTTTCTGACGTATATGCTGGTGCATGTGGG CGTGGTACACCTTCTAGTCAACTTACTGGTTCAACTGTTCCTCGGCGTCCCCCTCGAGATGGTCCACCGCTGGTGGCGGGTGACGCTGGTTTACCTGGCGGGGGTCGCGGCAGGCTCCCTGGCCACCAGCCTCACCGACCCCAAGGTCTACCTGGCCGGCGCTTCGGGAGGCGTCTACGCGTTGATCGCAGCTCATATTGCTACCATCATTATG AATTGGAAGGAAATGGAGTTCGCGATCATCCAGCTACTGGTATTCCTGCTTCTGGCTGGCGTGGATGTGGGCACGGCGGTGTACGACCGGTACTTCAGGCCGGACATCAAGCAGAATATCGGCTACGTGGCGCATCTAGCTGGCGCCGTCGCTG GTCTCTTAGTTGGCATTGGAGTGCTACGCAACCTCGAGAGGAGGAAGTGGGAGAAGCGGTTATGGTGGGCCGCGGTGGTGCTCTACTTCTCGCTCATGATATCAGGGATCCTGGCCAACATTTTctggaccgagaggttccTGTGA
- the LOC128679146 gene encoding uncharacterized protein LOC128679146 isoform X1 encodes MSDSKETTLEFIEDYKARRLLWDTKHPSYQDNTMRRAALQDLVEKYNIPLNAVKNKIKNLRSYFCKEQQKVVSGVETTWFAYKALSFLWEVSILATREDRQSTTSETVSTPAIKIELEEDNDEDSEDQTETVEFLVLDENTSKKRKLDVVQEVAPDPIQVQKEIRQCINKPDDHQDRREEVSDEYSLFGEYITKKLRKLNARNKVVAQNRISNILLQLEMDEIVETSTSGVEWSTI; translated from the exons ATGTCGGACAGCAAAGAAACGACTTTAGAATTCATAGAAGACTACAAGGCACGAAGATTGCTATGGGACACGAAACACCCGAGTTATCAGGACAACACTATGCGACGTGCCGCATTGCAAGACTTGGTTGAGAAATACAACATACCTTTAAACGCTGTCAAGAACAAGATAAAGAATTTGAGATCGTACTTCTGTAAGGAACAGCAGAAAGTGGTCAGCGGGGTGGAGACGACTTGGTTTGCTTACAAGGCACTTTCTTTCCTTTGGGAGGTCAGCATATTAGCAACGAGGGAAGATAGACAAAGCACTACCAGTGAGACTGTAAGT ACGCCAGCGATAAAAATAGAACTAGAGGAAGACAATGATGAGGACAGCGAAGACCAAACTGAGACCGTTGAATTTTTAGTTCTCGATGAAAACACAAGTAAAAAGAGAAAACTTGACGTCGTACAAGAGGTAGCGCCTGATCCTATACAAGTGCAAAAAGAAATAAGACAATGTATTAACAAACCTGACGATCATCAAGATAGACGAGAGGAAGTTTCCGATGAATACAGCTTATTTGGTGaatatattactaaaaaattaagaaagcTGAATGCTAGAAATAAAGTCGTTGCTCAAAATAGAATAAGCAATATCCTCCTTCAATTGGAAATGGACGAAATAGTAGAAACGTCGACCAGCGGAGTCGAATGGAGTACTATTTAA
- the rho-4 gene encoding rhomboid-related protein 2 isoform X3 — MPSGQREATVSIPLTPTRSDMYWQRIFNKYDKDNDGRISYVELKAIIESREYDHDLPDNVVEKIMGLADRDNSGYLDFAEFVEMMHHPALKAIFGHFVARYVHSIIPQRNPVDTIARIHSRSIFTYTDGTYEEEYTCWPPAVCMILISLVEIALFCYDASHGMTQANGPIAQLFIYNPNKRQEAWRFLTYMLVHVGVVHLLVNLLVQLFLGVPLEMVHRWWRVTLVYLAGVAAGSLATSLTDPKVYLAGASGGVYALIAAHIATIIMNWKEMEFAIIQLLVFLLLAGVDVGTAVYDRYFRPDIKQNIGYVAHLAGAVAGLLVGIGVLRNLERRKWEKRLWWAAVVLYFSLMISGILANIFWTERFL, encoded by the exons TACGACAAAGACAACGACGGCAGGATATCCTACGTGGAACTGAAAGCGATAATAGAATCTAGGGAGTACGACCACGATTTACCTGACAATGTGGTGGAGAAAATCATGGGCCTCGCCGACAGAGACAACTCAGGTTATCTGGACTTCGCTGAATTCGTCGAGATGATGCATCACCCGGCCCTGAAGGCGATATTTGGACATTTCGTCGCCAGATATGTCCATTCCATCATACCACAGAGGAACCCAGTGGATACTATAG CCCGAATCCATAGCCGAAGCATCTTCACATACACAGACGGGACCTACGAAGAGGAGTACACGTGCTGGCCGCCAGCCGTCTGCATGATCCTGATATCCTTAGTGGAAATAGCCCTTTTCTGCTACGACGCCAGCCATGGCATGACCCAAGCAAATGGACCAATAGCACAGCTGTTCATTTACAACCCAAACAAACGTCAAGAGGCGTGGCGGTTTCTGACGTATATGCTGGTGCATGTGGG CGTGGTACACCTTCTAGTCAACTTACTGGTTCAACTGTTCCTCGGCGTCCCCCTCGAGATGGTCCACCGCTGGTGGCGGGTGACGCTGGTTTACCTGGCGGGGGTCGCGGCAGGCTCCCTGGCCACCAGCCTCACCGACCCCAAGGTCTACCTGGCCGGCGCTTCGGGAGGCGTCTACGCGTTGATCGCAGCTCATATTGCTACCATCATTATG AATTGGAAGGAAATGGAGTTCGCGATCATCCAGCTACTGGTATTCCTGCTTCTGGCTGGCGTGGATGTGGGCACGGCGGTGTACGACCGGTACTTCAGGCCGGACATCAAGCAGAATATCGGCTACGTGGCGCATCTAGCTGGCGCCGTCGCTG GTCTCTTAGTTGGCATTGGAGTGCTACGCAACCTCGAGAGGAGGAAGTGGGAGAAGCGGTTATGGTGGGCCGCGGTGGTGCTCTACTTCTCGCTCATGATATCAGGGATCCTGGCCAACATTTTctggaccgagaggttccTGTGA
- the rho-4 gene encoding rhomboid-related protein 2 isoform X4 has protein sequence MPSGQREATVSIPLTPTRSDMYWQRIFNKYDKDNDGRISYVELKAIIESREYDHDLPDNVVEKIMGLADRDNSGYLDFAEFVEMMHHPALKAIFGHFVARYVHSIIPQRNPVDTIDGTYEEEYTCWPPAVCMILISLVEIALFCYDASHGMTQANGPIAQLFIYNPNKRQEAWRFLTYMLVHVGVVHLLVNLLVQLFLGVPLEMVHRWWRVTLVYLAGVAAGSLATSLTDPKVYLAGASGGVYALIAAHIATIIMNWKEMEFAIIQLLVFLLLAGVDVGTAVYDRYFRPDIKQNIGYVAHLAGAVAGLLVGIGVLRNLERRKWEKRLWWAAVVLYFSLMISGILANIFWTERFL, from the exons TACGACAAAGACAACGACGGCAGGATATCCTACGTGGAACTGAAAGCGATAATAGAATCTAGGGAGTACGACCACGATTTACCTGACAATGTGGTGGAGAAAATCATGGGCCTCGCCGACAGAGACAACTCAGGTTATCTGGACTTCGCTGAATTCGTCGAGATGATGCATCACCCGGCCCTGAAGGCGATATTTGGACATTTCGTCGCCAGATATGTCCATTCCATCATACCACAGAGGAACCCAGTGGATACTATAG ACGGGACCTACGAAGAGGAGTACACGTGCTGGCCGCCAGCCGTCTGCATGATCCTGATATCCTTAGTGGAAATAGCCCTTTTCTGCTACGACGCCAGCCATGGCATGACCCAAGCAAATGGACCAATAGCACAGCTGTTCATTTACAACCCAAACAAACGTCAAGAGGCGTGGCGGTTTCTGACGTATATGCTGGTGCATGTGGG CGTGGTACACCTTCTAGTCAACTTACTGGTTCAACTGTTCCTCGGCGTCCCCCTCGAGATGGTCCACCGCTGGTGGCGGGTGACGCTGGTTTACCTGGCGGGGGTCGCGGCAGGCTCCCTGGCCACCAGCCTCACCGACCCCAAGGTCTACCTGGCCGGCGCTTCGGGAGGCGTCTACGCGTTGATCGCAGCTCATATTGCTACCATCATTATG AATTGGAAGGAAATGGAGTTCGCGATCATCCAGCTACTGGTATTCCTGCTTCTGGCTGGCGTGGATGTGGGCACGGCGGTGTACGACCGGTACTTCAGGCCGGACATCAAGCAGAATATCGGCTACGTGGCGCATCTAGCTGGCGCCGTCGCTG GTCTCTTAGTTGGCATTGGAGTGCTACGCAACCTCGAGAGGAGGAAGTGGGAGAAGCGGTTATGGTGGGCCGCGGTGGTGCTCTACTTCTCGCTCATGATATCAGGGATCCTGGCCAACATTTTctggaccgagaggttccTGTGA
- the LOC128679146 gene encoding uncharacterized protein LOC128679146 isoform X2 → MSDSKETTLEFIEDYKARRLLWDTKHPSYQDNTMRRAALQDLVEKYNIPLNAVKNKIKNLRSYFCKEQQKVVSGVETTWFAYKALSFLWEVSILATREDRQSTTSETTPAIKIELEEDNDEDSEDQTETVEFLVLDENTSKKRKLDVVQEVAPDPIQVQKEIRQCINKPDDHQDRREEVSDEYSLFGEYITKKLRKLNARNKVVAQNRISNILLQLEMDEIVETSTSGVEWSTI, encoded by the exons ATGTCGGACAGCAAAGAAACGACTTTAGAATTCATAGAAGACTACAAGGCACGAAGATTGCTATGGGACACGAAACACCCGAGTTATCAGGACAACACTATGCGACGTGCCGCATTGCAAGACTTGGTTGAGAAATACAACATACCTTTAAACGCTGTCAAGAACAAGATAAAGAATTTGAGATCGTACTTCTGTAAGGAACAGCAGAAAGTGGTCAGCGGGGTGGAGACGACTTGGTTTGCTTACAAGGCACTTTCTTTCCTTTGGGAGGTCAGCATATTAGCAACGAGGGAAGATAGACAAAGCACTACCAGTGAGACT ACGCCAGCGATAAAAATAGAACTAGAGGAAGACAATGATGAGGACAGCGAAGACCAAACTGAGACCGTTGAATTTTTAGTTCTCGATGAAAACACAAGTAAAAAGAGAAAACTTGACGTCGTACAAGAGGTAGCGCCTGATCCTATACAAGTGCAAAAAGAAATAAGACAATGTATTAACAAACCTGACGATCATCAAGATAGACGAGAGGAAGTTTCCGATGAATACAGCTTATTTGGTGaatatattactaaaaaattaagaaagcTGAATGCTAGAAATAAAGTCGTTGCTCAAAATAGAATAAGCAATATCCTCCTTCAATTGGAAATGGACGAAATAGTAGAAACGTCGACCAGCGGAGTCGAATGGAGTACTATTTAA